A region of Dysgonomonadaceae bacterium PH5-43 DNA encodes the following proteins:
- a CDS encoding hypothetical protein (product_source=Hypo-rule applied; cleavage_site_network=SignalP-noTM; pfam=PF07715; superfamily=56935) has protein sequence MHSLKVKILLFLSLSLFGVNVLAQVENKNNQTPTDTTAIELKDVVINSTKDIKVTGLTAGKIVFNPESMSTMPSLSGGTDLLKLLELTPGVQNAGDANSNTYVRGGDPGQNLLIYDDIPLYSSGHLLGFFSLFNSDHISSLELHKSGISSRYGGRLSSVINVTTPKSIPNKTSVKANVGLLATQFTVELPISEKFGLYLSGRKTYLEWIIQPLINSTVNNGAKNKVEELNYDFFDTNLTLIGKVSDKDRLTVNAMWGKDKFFINDMDMSLDGVLNWQNRLLSLKWDRTIGKNLFTQQVYFSNYLNNLSSDQAQVNMSIFSEIQDLSYRNRYLFSVNHIAFETGIQYAYHTIQPQSITITNISTINNNITDKIKAHEANIYGDMKFDINPRFSAELGIRANLFHYNTNIFSVEPRAKLSYQLNNTSIVRLAYHRQNQFMNMLSPTSVGLPLEFWVAAGKELPHQTGDDISAGYNISLFDDAINLSVDAYYRSMRNVNEYNQTITSDANKTYLDNTLSGKGRAY, from the coding sequence ATGCATTCGTTAAAAGTTAAAATATTATTATTTTTATCTCTATCTCTTTTTGGGGTTAATGTTTTGGCTCAGGTAGAAAACAAAAACAATCAAACCCCTACCGACACTACAGCTATCGAGCTTAAAGACGTTGTTATAAACTCAACTAAAGATATAAAAGTTACAGGATTAACTGCTGGTAAAATTGTTTTTAATCCTGAGAGTATGTCTACTATGCCGTCTTTATCGGGAGGAACAGATTTATTGAAACTTTTAGAACTAACTCCTGGAGTACAAAACGCCGGAGATGCTAATTCTAACACATACGTTAGAGGTGGCGACCCAGGACAAAACTTGCTTATATACGATGATATACCTTTATATTCTTCGGGGCATCTATTGGGTTTCTTTTCGTTGTTTAATTCCGACCATATATCGTCGTTAGAACTGCATAAATCGGGAATATCTTCTCGTTATGGTGGGCGACTTAGTTCGGTTATAAATGTAACTACTCCTAAATCTATTCCTAATAAAACATCAGTAAAAGCAAACGTGGGACTGTTAGCTACACAATTTACTGTAGAACTTCCTATTAGCGAAAAGTTTGGTTTGTATTTATCGGGACGCAAAACTTATCTCGAATGGATTATTCAACCTCTTATTAACTCTACTGTTAATAATGGTGCAAAAAACAAGGTAGAAGAACTTAACTACGACTTCTTCGATACTAACCTTACACTTATAGGAAAGGTTAGCGATAAAGACCGATTAACCGTTAATGCAATGTGGGGGAAAGATAAGTTCTTTATTAACGATATGGATATGTCGTTAGATGGAGTCTTAAATTGGCAGAACCGACTGCTATCGCTCAAATGGGATAGAACCATAGGAAAGAATTTGTTTACACAACAAGTGTATTTTAGCAACTACCTCAACAACTTATCGTCCGATCAGGCGCAGGTAAATATGAGTATATTTTCAGAGATACAAGACTTATCGTATCGCAATAGATATTTGTTTTCTGTAAATCATATTGCGTTTGAAACAGGAATACAATATGCCTATCATACAATACAACCTCAGAGCATTACTATCACCAACATATCTACTATAAACAATAATATAACAGATAAAATAAAAGCGCACGAAGCTAATATCTATGGAGATATGAAATTTGATATTAATCCTCGTTTTAGTGCCGAATTAGGTATAAGAGCCAATCTGTTTCATTACAACACAAACATATTCAGTGTTGAGCCTCGTGCTAAGTTAAGTTACCAACTAAACAATACATCTATAGTGCGCTTGGCTTATCATAGACAAAATCAGTTTATGAATATGTTAAGCCCTACAAGTGTAGGTTTACCTTTAGAGTTTTGGGTTGCAGCAGGTAAAGAACTTCCACATCAAACAGGCGATGATATATCGGCAGGATATAATATTTCTTTATTTGATGATGCGATAAACTTATCGGTCGATGCTTATTATCGGTCGATGCGAAACGTAAACGAATATAATCAGACAATAACAAGCGATGCTAACAAAACGTATTTAGACAATACTTTGTCGGGAAAAGGTAGAGCTTACG
- a CDS encoding tetratricopeptide (TPR) repeat protein (product_source=COG0457; cath_funfam=1.25.40.10; cleavage_site_network=SignalP-noTM; cog=COG0457; smart=SM00028; superfamily=48452), whose amino-acid sequence MNKVLKINNLLLVAISGLLLFSCSPSAKEKRVMSMGKYNEALNVYSNSVFFSTLNNDTINKVINLLDEAIKIDPKYSFSYCKKASMQSKLGNNEEGIQTLTLAAEKLGENNTDLLIQKAVLYERMNLPEELNLNYEKLITLFDEAIKINPNDFYAVSNRAVVVALYKGIDAGLQILKDINYDKLQKEEQVQLRYMINVFEKNDRQLILDKLDL is encoded by the coding sequence ATGAACAAAGTATTGAAGATTAACAATCTATTATTAGTTGCAATTTCGGGTCTTTTACTTTTCTCTTGCTCTCCTTCGGCAAAAGAGAAAAGAGTAATGTCGATGGGTAAGTATAATGAAGCCCTTAATGTTTATTCAAACTCAGTATTCTTTTCTACATTAAACAACGACACTATAAATAAGGTGATAAACTTATTAGACGAGGCTATTAAGATAGACCCTAAATATAGCTTTTCTTACTGTAAAAAGGCAAGTATGCAAAGTAAGTTAGGAAATAATGAAGAAGGCATACAAACTCTTACTTTGGCTGCCGAAAAGCTTGGAGAAAACAATACAGATTTACTTATTCAGAAAGCAGTATTGTACGAACGAATGAATCTTCCCGAAGAGTTGAATCTGAATTACGAAAAGCTTATAACTCTGTTTGATGAAGCAATAAAGATTAATCCTAACGACTTTTATGCAGTAAGCAATAGAGCGGTTGTTGTGGCTCTGTATAAAGGTATTGATGCAGGCTTGCAAATATTAAAAGACATAAACTACGACAAACTTCAAAAAGAAGAGCAAGTGCAATTGCGATATATGATAAATGTATTTGAAAAGAACGACAGACAACTTATATTAGATAAATTAGATTTATAA
- a CDS encoding hypothetical protein (product_source=Hypo-rule applied; cath_funfam=3.30.1870.10; cleavage_site_network=SignalP-noTM; pfam=PF05139; superfamily=50370) — MKQIVCLLLLVMFISCSPKHDYNLKFTTANPEDMKWNISSGYALDTTETINGKHPIVFETKQSDDTVQAFSAIVYQQIALPSKQKDTDQLFVSINNKCSNLTQACLQIYCLDNENNISFGDTINILNSSGWNKRSLLLPLGNVSHLLIGVYAFGEWTDAKNISSQKLWIDKIDIKLNGEDIENVRYNQPQPLTCENKQLDESLIQEKRIVGIANGDLDKLKLLVENNKCKIIFFDTDFYSALLWNLYVEGRLNNSSALMLNEQNDTDNQLFDFLTWLREYNTTQERKVRVYGLVEYLYDEQINPLYYYVKAFDSKDTESHVIKELLSLLETGNYGEAKELVRNNNELREVLDNNSESDLLYALSQKEVYSPNIKFSVYSHRRLNAEFGMYGLINRFMKQYITNSELAVVFSTPERLNAKPSSHLFPYINPLGFVLKRVYGKQFDVVY; from the coding sequence ATGAAACAAATAGTATGCCTATTGTTGTTGGTAATGTTTATTTCGTGTTCGCCTAAGCACGATTATAACTTGAAGTTTACAACTGCTAATCCCGAAGATATGAAATGGAATATATCTTCTGGTTATGCCTTAGATACAACAGAAACAATAAACGGTAAACACCCCATAGTATTCGAAACAAAACAAAGCGATGATACTGTTCAGGCTTTTTCGGCTATAGTGTATCAACAAATAGCATTGCCAAGTAAACAGAAAGATACCGACCAGTTGTTTGTCTCTATTAATAACAAATGTTCTAATCTTACTCAGGCTTGTTTGCAAATATACTGTTTAGATAATGAAAACAATATTTCGTTCGGCGATACTATTAATATACTAAATAGTAGTGGGTGGAATAAGAGGTCGTTGCTTCTTCCGTTAGGCAATGTTTCGCATCTGCTTATAGGTGTATACGCTTTTGGAGAATGGACTGATGCTAAAAATATATCGTCTCAAAAACTATGGATAGACAAAATAGATATTAAACTAAATGGAGAAGATATAGAAAATGTAAGATACAATCAACCTCAACCATTGACGTGCGAAAACAAACAATTAGATGAAAGCCTAATTCAAGAAAAACGAATAGTAGGGATAGCTAATGGCGATTTAGATAAACTAAAGCTCTTGGTTGAAAACAATAAATGTAAGATAATCTTCTTCGATACCGACTTCTACTCTGCTTTACTCTGGAATCTTTATGTTGAGGGGAGATTAAACAATTCATCGGCTCTAATGCTGAACGAACAGAATGATACAGATAATCAGTTGTTCGACTTCTTAACGTGGCTTCGAGAATACAATACAACTCAAGAGCGAAAAGTAAGAGTGTATGGGCTGGTAGAGTATTTATATGATGAACAAATCAATCCTCTATACTATTATGTTAAAGCTTTCGATAGCAAAGATACAGAGTCTCACGTAATAAAAGAACTACTTTCTTTGCTCGAAACAGGTAATTATGGTGAGGCTAAAGAACTTGTTCGTAATAATAATGAGTTAAGAGAAGTGTTAGATAATAACTCAGAGAGTGATTTGCTTTATGCCTTATCTCAAAAGGAAGTATATTCGCCCAATATTAAGTTTAGTGTTTATTCGCATCGACGCTTAAATGCCGAGTTTGGTATGTATGGACTTATAAACAGATTTATGAAGCAATACATAACAAATAGCGAATTAGCAGTGGTGTTCTCTACTCCCGAACGCTTAAACGCCAAGCCATCTTCGCATTTATTTCCATACATTAACCCTTTAGGCTTTGTTCTTAAGCGTGTGTATGGCAAGCAGTTTGATGTGGTTTACTAA
- a CDS encoding putative acyltransferase (product_source=COG4299; cog=COG4299; pfam=PF16401; transmembrane_helix_parts=Inside_1_19,TMhelix_20_37,Outside_38_56,TMhelix_57_79,Inside_80_98,TMhelix_99_116,Outside_117_120,TMhelix_121_143,Inside_144_151,TMhelix_152_174,Outside_175_214,TMhelix_215_237,Inside_238_248,TMhelix_249_268,Outside_269_277,TMhelix_278_300,Inside_301_311,TMhelix_312_331,Outside_332_345,TMhelix_346_368,Inside_369_378) yields MNNRTTNRLESLDILRGLDLFMIVALEGIMHPLSNAVDKSWFHSFMWNFTHVHWEGFSPWDLIMPLFMFMAGVSMPFALSKYRNSSDKNAVYKRIIKRVLLLWIFGMMCQGNLLGLNPDRIYLYSNTLQSIAFGYLFAAIFFINTKIKTQIIIASSLLLIYWGAMQFISINGYGGGNYTPEANLAEYIDRVVLGRFRDGAYTENGAVVFSSYYRYTWILSSLNFVVTVMTGVFAGYILKNKETLPLKKFYLLFGIGVAMVAVGWLWGLQQPVIKKLWTSSMVLVSSGYCFVLMSLFYYWIDYKGHRKHTTWLKVYGMNSIVAYMLVTVINFSSVSRSLLYGLEQYVGAYYPVVIATSNAVLIYLILYAMYKRGVFLKV; encoded by the coding sequence ATGAACAACAGAACAACAAACCGTTTAGAATCTTTAGATATATTGCGAGGCTTAGATCTCTTTATGATAGTTGCATTAGAAGGTATAATGCACCCATTATCTAATGCTGTAGATAAATCTTGGTTCCATTCTTTTATGTGGAATTTCACTCACGTGCATTGGGAAGGCTTTTCTCCTTGGGATTTAATAATGCCTCTTTTTATGTTTATGGCAGGAGTATCTATGCCTTTCGCTCTTTCTAAATACAGAAACTCTTCTGATAAGAATGCAGTTTATAAACGGATAATAAAGAGGGTTTTGCTTCTTTGGATATTCGGAATGATGTGTCAGGGTAATCTGTTAGGTCTTAACCCTGATAGAATTTACTTATACTCAAACACTCTTCAATCTATCGCTTTCGGATATTTGTTTGCTGCAATTTTCTTTATCAATACTAAGATTAAAACACAGATTATTATAGCGTCTTCTTTGTTGCTTATTTATTGGGGTGCTATGCAGTTTATTTCTATTAATGGTTATGGAGGAGGCAACTATACACCCGAAGCTAATCTTGCAGAGTATATCGATAGGGTAGTGCTTGGACGATTTAGAGATGGCGCTTACACCGAGAATGGAGCAGTGGTGTTTAGTTCTTATTACCGATACACTTGGATATTAAGTAGCTTAAACTTTGTTGTAACAGTAATGACAGGAGTTTTTGCGGGTTATATTCTTAAGAATAAAGAGACTCTTCCCTTAAAAAAGTTTTATCTTCTTTTCGGGATAGGTGTTGCTATGGTTGCAGTTGGTTGGTTGTGGGGATTGCAACAACCAGTAATCAAGAAATTGTGGACAAGCTCTATGGTGCTTGTTAGTAGTGGCTATTGTTTTGTACTTATGAGTTTGTTTTATTATTGGATAGATTATAAAGGGCATCGCAAGCACACTACTTGGCTTAAAGTGTACGGAATGAACTCTATTGTTGCCTATATGCTTGTAACGGTAATAAACTTTTCGAGTGTTAGTCGCTCGTTGCTTTATGGTTTAGAACAATATGTAGGGGCGTATTACCCTGTTGTTATAGCTACTTCTAATGCAGTTTTGATATACTTGATACTGTATGCAATGTATAAGAGAGGAGTTTTCTTAAAGGTTTGA
- a CDS encoding hypothetical protein (product_source=Hypo-rule applied; cath_funfam=2.160.20.10; cleavage_site_network=SignalP-noTM; smart=SM00710; superfamily=51126): MMNYKLFSSIVLMAICFVSCTTKTIDLADYGVKPDTKENSSPLFAKAIESIKEEVKDGKKVRITLPAGRYDFYPEESSSREYFISNHDQNNPKNVGIALEDINNVTFDAQGSEFVFHGRMLPVSLLNSENIKLTNFSIDFENPHISQISILENDTINGVITYEIAPWVEYEIRDSVFVAKGEGWEHTPSSGIAFEKDTRHIVYQTSDIGVGTRKVIEIAPRTIQVQWNNKKLIPGTVVAMRAWKRPTPGIFLSHNKNTTLENIKIHYAEGMGVLAQMSENITLDKLSVCLKGDNDPRYFTTQADATHFSGCKGKITSINGLYEGMMDDAINIHGTYLKVMKRIDDQTLEARYMHSQCYGFEWGMKGDKVQFVKSKTMEIFGETNTIKNIEAVDMPTHHEAKLFKITFEQPLDSAITEDEAFGIENLEWTPEVLFANNTIRNNRARGTLFSTPKKTIVENNTFDHTSGTAILLCGDCNGWYETGACKEVIIRNNTFVNALTNMFQFTNAIISIYPEIPDLNNQNKYFHSNIVIENNTFNTFDNPILYAKSVDGLTFRNNTVHNNNDYPAFHWNKHPFYFQRVVNFTIEDNTFDYEFDKDTHIRVE, from the coding sequence ATGATGAATTACAAATTATTTTCAAGCATAGTGCTAATGGCTATATGCTTCGTATCGTGCACTACTAAAACAATCGACTTAGCTGATTATGGTGTAAAACCCGATACAAAAGAAAACTCGTCGCCTCTATTTGCTAAGGCGATAGAAAGTATTAAAGAAGAAGTAAAAGATGGTAAGAAGGTTCGCATTACCCTACCTGCTGGAAGATATGATTTCTATCCTGAAGAATCTTCTTCTCGAGAGTATTTTATATCTAATCACGATCAAAACAATCCTAAGAACGTTGGTATCGCTTTGGAAGATATAAACAATGTAACTTTTGATGCTCAAGGCTCTGAGTTTGTTTTTCACGGACGAATGCTTCCTGTATCACTTCTTAACTCCGAGAATATTAAACTTACAAACTTTAGTATAGACTTCGAAAACCCTCACATATCACAAATTTCTATTTTAGAGAACGATACTATTAACGGAGTTATCACTTACGAAATAGCTCCTTGGGTAGAATACGAAATACGCGATAGTGTTTTTGTTGCTAAAGGTGAAGGCTGGGAACATACTCCTTCAAGTGGTATCGCTTTTGAAAAAGATACTCGTCATATAGTGTACCAAACAAGCGATATAGGTGTAGGAACAAGGAAAGTTATTGAGATTGCTCCTCGCACCATACAAGTTCAATGGAATAACAAAAAGCTTATACCCGGAACTGTTGTTGCTATGAGAGCTTGGAAACGTCCTACCCCTGGCATTTTCTTATCTCACAACAAGAATACTACTTTAGAAAACATTAAAATACACTACGCCGAAGGTATGGGAGTATTAGCGCAGATGTCTGAAAACATTACTTTAGACAAGCTTTCGGTATGCCTTAAAGGAGATAACGACCCTCGTTACTTTACCACTCAGGCAGATGCTACTCACTTCTCGGGCTGCAAGGGAAAAATAACTTCGATTAACGGACTATATGAAGGTATGATGGACGATGCTATAAACATTCACGGCACATACCTTAAAGTGATGAAACGAATAGACGACCAGACTTTAGAGGCTCGATATATGCACAGTCAGTGTTACGGCTTTGAGTGGGGAATGAAAGGAGACAAAGTTCAGTTCGTAAAGTCAAAAACTATGGAAATATTCGGAGAAACAAATACCATAAAAAACATTGAAGCAGTGGATATGCCTACTCATCACGAAGCTAAACTATTTAAGATAACTTTCGAACAACCGTTAGACTCTGCTATTACTGAAGATGAAGCCTTCGGTATTGAAAACCTTGAATGGACTCCCGAAGTGTTATTCGCAAACAATACTATACGCAACAATCGAGCAAGAGGAACATTATTCAGCACTCCTAAGAAAACAATAGTCGAAAACAATACTTTCGACCACACTTCTGGTACGGCTATATTATTATGCGGTGATTGCAACGGCTGGTACGAAACCGGAGCTTGTAAAGAGGTTATTATTCGCAACAATACGTTTGTTAATGCACTTACAAATATGTTTCAGTTTACGAATGCTATAATTTCTATATACCCTGAAATACCTGATCTAAACAATCAGAACAAATATTTTCACAGCAATATAGTTATCGAAAACAATACATTCAACACTTTCGACAATCCTATTCTGTACGCAAAATCGGTAGACGGATTGACTTTTAGAAACAACACCGTTCATAATAACAACGACTATCCTGCTTTTCACTGGAACAAGCACCCGTTTTATTTCCAACGTGTTGTAAACTTCACTATCGAAGACAATACTTTCGATTACGAGTTTGATAAAGATACACACATTAGAGTAGAGTAA